The following are from one region of the Staphylococcus argenteus genome:
- a CDS encoding DUF2951 domain-containing protein — protein sequence MGWFKKHEHEWRIRRLEENDKTMLSTLNEIKLGQKTQEQVNIKLDKTLDAIQKEREIDEKNKKENDKNIRDMKMWVLGLVGTIFGSLIIALLRMLMGI from the coding sequence TTGGGGTGGTTCAAAAAACACGAACATGAATGGCGCATCAGAAGGTTAGAAGAGAATGATAAAACAATGCTCAGCACACTCAACGAAATTAAATTAGGTCAAAAAACCCAAGAGCAAGTTAACATTAAATTAGATAAAACCTTAGATGCTATTCAAAAAGAAAGAGAAATAGATGAAAAGAATAAGAAAGAAAATGATAAGAACATACGTGATATGAAAATGTGGGTGCTTGGTTTAGTTGGGACAATATTTGGGTCGCTAATTATAGCATTATTGCGTATGCTTATGGGCATATAA
- a CDS encoding Trp-rich small protein: protein MMWWQDGMMTLITGGLLIIFRLWLELKWKNKK, encoded by the coding sequence ATGATGTGGTGGCAAGATGGGATGATGACACTAATTACAGGTGGCTTACTTATTATTTTTCGACTTTGGTTAGAATTGAAATGGAAAAATAAAAAATGA
- the scn gene encoding complement inhibitor SCIN-A gives MKIRKSILAGTLAIVLASPLVTNLDKNEAQASTSLPTSNEYQNEKLANELKSLLDELNVNELATGSLNTYYKRTIKISGLKAMYALKSKDFKKMSEAKYQLQKIYNEIDEALKSKY, from the coding sequence ATGAAAATTAGAAAATCTATACTTGCGGGAACTTTAGCAATCGTTTTAGCATCACCACTAGTAACTAATCTAGATAAAAATGAGGCACAAGCTAGCACAAGCTTGCCAACATCGAATGAATATCAAAACGAAAAGTTAGCTAATGAATTAAAATCGTTATTAGATGAACTAAATGTTAATGAATTAGCTACTGGAAGTTTAAACACTTATTATAAGCGAACTATAAAAATTTCAGGTCTAAAAGCAATGTATGCTCTTAAGTCAAAAGACTTTAAGAAAATGTCAGAAGCAAAATATCAACTTCAAAAGATTTATAACGAAATTGACGAAGCACTAAAAAGTAAATATTAA
- a CDS encoding CHAP domain-containing protein, with translation MKTYSEARARLRWYQGRYIDFDGWYGYQCADLAVDYIYWLLEIRMWGNAKDAINNDFKNMATVYENTPSFVPQIGDVAVFTKGIYKQYGHIGLVFNGGNTNQFLILEQNYDGNANTPAKLRWDNYYGCTHFIRPKYKSEGLMNKITNKVKPPAQKAVGKSASKITVGSKAPYKLKWSKGAYFNAKIDGLGATSATRYGDNRTNYRFDVGQAVYAPGTLIYVFEIIDGWCRIYWNNHNEWIWHERLIVKEVF, from the coding sequence ATGAAAACATACAGTGAAGCAAGAGCAAGGTTACGTTGGTATCAAGGTAGATATATTGATTTTGACGGTTGGTATGGTTACCAATGTGCAGATTTAGCAGTTGATTACATTTATTGGTTGTTAGAAATTAGAATGTGGGGAAATGCAAAAGATGCAATCAATAACGATTTTAAAAACATGGCAACAGTATATGAAAACACACCATCGTTTGTTCCACAAATAGGTGATGTGGCTGTATTTACCAAAGGAATATATAAACAATACGGTCATATTGGTTTAGTGTTTAATGGTGGTAATACAAACCAATTTTTAATTTTGGAACAGAACTATGACGGTAACGCAAATACGCCTGCAAAGTTACGTTGGGATAATTATTACGGCTGTACTCACTTTATTAGACCTAAGTATAAAAGTGAGGGCTTAATGAATAAGATCACAAATAAAGTTAAACCACCTGCTCAAAAAGCAGTCGGTAAATCTGCAAGTAAAATAACAGTTGGAAGTAAAGCGCCTTATAAGCTTAAATGGTCAAAAGGTGCTTATTTTAATGCGAAAATCGACGGCTTAGGTGCTACTTCAGCCACTAGATACGGTGATAATCGTACTAACTATAGATTCGATGTTGGACAGGCTGTATACGCGCCTGGAACATTAATATATGTGTTTGAAATTATAGATGGTTGGTGTCGCATTTATTGGAACAATCATAATGAGTGGATATGGCATGAGAGATTGATTGTGAAAGAAGTGTTTTAA
- the sak gene encoding staphylokinase has translation MLKRSLLFLTVLLLLFSFSSITNEVSASSSFDKGKYKKGDDASYFEPTGPYLMVNVTGVDGKENELLSPRYVEFPIKPGTTLTKEKIEYYVEWALDATAYKAFRVVELDPSAKIEVTYYDKNKKKEETKSFPITEKGFVVPDLSEHIKNPGFNLITKVVIEKK, from the coding sequence ATGCTCAAAAGAAGTTTATTATTTTTAACTGTTTTATTGTTATTATTCTCATTTTCTTCAATTACTAATGAGGTAAGTGCATCAAGTTCATTCGACAAAGGAAAATATAAAAAAGGCGATGACGCGAGTTATTTTGAACCAACAGGCCCGTATTTGATGGTAAATGTGACTGGAGTTGATGGTAAAGAAAATGAATTGCTATCCCCTCGTTATGTCGAGTTTCCTATTAAACCTGGGACTACACTTACAAAAGAAAAAATTGAATACTATGTCGAATGGGCATTAGATGCGACAGCATATAAAGCGTTTAGAGTAGTTGAATTAGATCCAAGCGCAAAGATCGAAGTCACTTATTATGATAAGAATAAGAAAAAAGAAGAAACGAAGTCTTTCCCTATAACAGAAAAAGGTTTTGTTGTCCCAGATTTATCAGAGCATATTAAAAACCCTGGATTCAACTTAATTACAAAGGTTGTTATAGAAAAGAAATAA
- a CDS encoding SE1626 family protein, protein MKHLTKVFVILAIILFIIGYYLQATNHESQGIKLLLAAIMFMVCAFISRSNDRRKNNE, encoded by the coding sequence ATGAAGCATCTAACAAAAGTATTTGTTATATTAGCAATTATATTATTTATTATAGGTTATTATTTACAAGCCACGAATCATGAAAGCCAAGGCATTAAATTATTATTAGCTGCGATTATGTTCATGGTTTGTGCCTTTATTAGTAGAAGTAATGATCGACGTAAAAACAACGAATAG
- a CDS encoding phage holin, translating to MINWKIRMKQKSFWVAILSAIFLFAQNIAKAIGYDIQVYTEQLTDGLNAILGFLVLTGVIQDPTTKGIGDSHQALEYEEPRRKY from the coding sequence ATGATTAATTGGAAAATTAGAATGAAACAAAAATCATTTTGGGTAGCGATATTGTCAGCTATCTTTTTATTTGCTCAAAACATCGCAAAAGCTATTGGGTATGATATCCAAGTTTATACAGAGCAATTAACAGACGGTTTAAACGCTATATTAGGATTTTTAGTATTAACTGGTGTGATTCAAGACCCGACTACTAAAGGTATAGGTGATAGCCACCAAGCTTTAGAATATGAAGAACCAAGAAGAAAATACTAG
- a CDS encoding aminotransferase class I/II-fold pyridoxal phosphate-dependent enzyme: MNPLAQSLNEQLQQSNATALSMLSNLGQNMFYPKGILSQSAEAKSTKYNATIGMATNKHGKMFAPSLEAMFNDLTPDEIFPYAPPQGVEELRDLWQQKMLRDNPELSIENMSRPIVTNALTHGLSLVGDLFVNQGDTILLPEHNWGNYKLVFNTRNGADIQTYPIFNEEGHYTTESLVETLQSYNKDKVIMILNYPNNPTGYTPTHDEVTTIVNAIKALADKGTKVVAVVDDAYYGLFYEDVYTQSLFTALTNLKSNAVLPVRLDGATKEFFAWGFRVGFMTFGTSDQVTKDVLEAKVKGLIRSNISSGPLPTQSAVKHVLKNNEQFDKEIEQNIQTLKARYEVTKEVVYADQYRSHWQAYDFNSGYFMAIKVHDVDPEELRKHLIEKYSIGVIALNSTDIRIAFSCVEKEDIPHVFDAIANAIDDLR; the protein is encoded by the coding sequence ATGAATCCTTTAGCCCAAAGCTTAAATGAACAACTTCAACAGTCAAACGCAACTGCACTTTCAATGTTATCTAATTTAGGTCAAAATATGTTTTATCCAAAAGGTATTTTATCTCAATCTGCCGAAGCAAAAAGTACAAAGTATAATGCAACAATTGGAATGGCGACAAATAAGCACGGGAAAATGTTCGCGCCATCATTAGAGGCTATGTTTAATGATTTAACGCCTGATGAAATATTCCCTTATGCACCACCTCAAGGCGTAGAAGAGCTACGTGATTTATGGCAACAAAAAATGTTACGTGACAATCCTGAACTTTCAATTGAAAATATGTCACGTCCTATTGTTACGAACGCACTAACTCATGGTTTGTCTTTAGTTGGCGATTTATTTGTAAACCAAGGCGATACCATTTTGTTACCAGAACATAATTGGGGCAACTATAAACTTGTGTTTAATACAAGAAACGGTGCCGACATTCAAACATACCCTATCTTTAATGAAGAAGGTCACTATACAACTGAATCACTTGTAGAAACTTTACAATCATACAATAAAGATAAAGTCATTATGATTTTAAATTATCCAAATAATCCAACTGGTTATACACCTACACATGATGAAGTAACTACAATCGTTAATGCAATTAAAGCATTGGCTGACAAAGGTACAAAAGTTGTAGCTGTCGTCGATGATGCATATTATGGTCTTTTCTATGAAGATGTATATACGCAATCATTATTTACTGCTTTAACAAACTTAAAATCAAACGCAGTATTACCTGTTCGCTTAGATGGTGCAACAAAAGAATTTTTCGCATGGGGATTCCGTGTTGGATTTATGACATTTGGTACATCTGACCAAGTAACAAAAGATGTCCTAGAAGCGAAAGTAAAAGGACTTATTCGAAGCAATATCTCTAGTGGACCACTTCCAACACAAAGTGCCGTTAAGCATGTTTTAAAAAATAACGAGCAATTTGATAAAGAGATTGAACAAAATATCCAAACATTAAAAGCACGCTATGAAGTAACAAAAGAAGTCGTTTATGCTGATCAATATCGCTCTCATTGGCAAGCATACGACTTTAATTCAGGTTATTTTATGGCAATTAAAGTTCATGATGTAGATCCTGAAGAACTTCGTAAGCATTTAATTGAAAAATACTCAATTGGTGTCATTGCTTTAAATTCAACAGATATACGTATTGCATTTAGCTGTGTCGAAAAAGAAGACATACCTCACGTATTTGATGCAATTGCCAATGCGATTGATGATTTAAGATAA
- the pepG1 gene encoding type I toxin-antitoxin system toxin PepG1, whose translation MVALLKSLERRRLMITISTMLQFGLFLIALIGLVIKLIELSNKK comes from the coding sequence ATGGTGGCATTACTGAAATCTTTAGAAAGGAGACGCCTAATGATTACAATTAGTACCATGTTGCAGTTTGGTTTATTCCTTATTGCATTGATAGGTCTAGTAATCAAGCTTATTGAATTAAGCAATAAAAAATAA